A part of Jiangella alba genomic DNA contains:
- a CDS encoding TetR/AcrR family transcriptional regulator yields MNAGRTARERARAELTREITEIARRQLGTEGAGGLNLRAIARELGMVSSAIYRYFPSRDELLTALIIDAYNAVGDAVERADAGCDPHDHAGRWRAVCHALRDWALAHPNEYALIYGSPVPGYQAPADTIGPAVRDTVVYGRILAAAYTDGVLTPPGGFPAPPRSFAGDAEVVRELMPGLPDDLVARAVTAWTGLFGFLNFELFGQLTNVVEDRATLFDHHIRTLGRLIGLDLKTA; encoded by the coding sequence ATGAATGCCGGACGGACCGCACGCGAGCGCGCCCGCGCCGAGCTGACCAGGGAGATCACCGAGATCGCCCGGCGTCAGCTGGGCACCGAGGGCGCGGGCGGGCTCAACCTGCGCGCCATCGCCCGCGAGCTGGGCATGGTCTCGTCGGCCATCTATCGCTACTTCCCGAGCCGCGACGAGCTGCTGACCGCGCTGATCATCGACGCGTACAACGCGGTCGGCGACGCGGTGGAGCGTGCCGACGCCGGTTGCGACCCCCACGATCACGCCGGCCGGTGGCGGGCGGTCTGCCACGCCCTCCGCGACTGGGCGCTCGCGCACCCGAACGAGTACGCGCTGATCTACGGCTCGCCGGTGCCGGGCTATCAGGCGCCCGCCGACACCATCGGGCCGGCGGTGCGCGACACGGTCGTGTACGGACGGATCCTCGCCGCCGCGTACACCGATGGGGTCCTGACGCCGCCGGGTGGGTTCCCCGCGCCACCGAGGTCGTTCGCGGGCGACGCCGAGGTGGTCCGCGAGCTGATGCCCGGCCTCCCCGACGACCTCGTCGCACGGGCCGTCACCGCGTGGACCGGGCTGTTCGGGTTCCTCAACTTCGAGTTGTTCGGCCAGCTCACCAACGTCGTCGAGGACCGCGCGACGTTGTTCGACCACCACATCCGCACCCTCGGCCGGCTGATCGGACTTGACCTCAAGACTGCTTGA
- a CDS encoding class II aldolase/adducin family protein gives MIEVEALVAACRRLAALGLSPGGSGNVSVRVGEQVFLTPTGGALSRVTDADLAVLSLTGEPLSGARPSKEFPLHLAAYHVRPEARAIVHLHSVHAVAVACLDEPMPTVTPYQVTRLGPLPLVPYAPPGSSALAEGVAVALAGHHAALLANHGSVVAAADVDLAADLAEELESAAQLALLLRGLPYRQLPPINAGPATS, from the coding sequence GTGATCGAGGTCGAGGCGCTGGTCGCGGCGTGCCGCCGGCTGGCCGCCCTGGGGTTGTCGCCCGGCGGGTCCGGCAACGTCAGCGTCCGAGTGGGCGAGCAGGTGTTCCTCACGCCGACCGGCGGTGCGCTGAGCCGCGTGACCGACGCCGACCTGGCGGTGCTGTCGCTGACCGGCGAGCCGCTGTCCGGTGCGCGGCCGTCGAAGGAGTTCCCACTGCACCTGGCCGCGTACCACGTGCGGCCGGAGGCGCGGGCGATCGTGCACCTGCACTCCGTCCACGCTGTCGCGGTGGCCTGCCTGGACGAGCCAATGCCGACCGTGACGCCGTATCAGGTGACGCGGCTGGGACCGCTGCCGCTGGTGCCGTACGCCCCGCCGGGCAGCTCGGCGCTGGCCGAGGGCGTCGCGGTCGCGCTGGCCGGCCACCACGCAGCGCTGCTGGCCAACCACGGCAGCGTGGTCGCCGCAGCCGACGTCGACCTGGCGGCCGATCTCGCCGAGGAGCTCGAGTCCGCCGCCCAGCTGGCACTGCTGCTGCGCGGCCTGCCGTACCGCCAATTGCCGCCCATCAACGCTGGGCCCGCCACCAGCTGA
- a CDS encoding FHA domain-containing protein FhaB/FipA has translation MSELTLTVIKLGFLAVLWLLILSVTSAMRADLFGVRPPKQPKPQKEARDAARQNRQPRGAKGTPTRAFIVEGPDTGKSVALDGTPVTFGRGADCTIPLADEYVSTQHARLRFHESQWYVEDLGSTNGTYVGNQRLTRSTPVTARSRFRLGKTVVELRK, from the coding sequence GTGTCGGAGCTGACACTCACGGTCATCAAGCTCGGCTTCCTGGCCGTGCTGTGGCTGCTGATCCTCTCCGTCACGTCGGCCATGCGGGCCGACCTGTTCGGCGTGCGACCACCCAAGCAACCCAAACCACAGAAGGAAGCCCGCGACGCGGCCCGGCAGAACCGTCAGCCGCGCGGCGCCAAGGGCACGCCCACCAGGGCGTTCATCGTCGAAGGGCCCGACACCGGGAAATCGGTGGCGCTCGACGGCACACCGGTGACGTTCGGCCGCGGCGCCGACTGCACCATCCCGCTGGCCGACGAGTACGTGTCCACCCAGCACGCCAGGCTGCGGTTCCACGAGAGCCAGTGGTACGTCGAGGATCTCGGCTCCACCAACGGCACCTACGTCGGCAACCAACGCCTCACACGCAGCACGCCGGTCACCGCCCGCAGCCGGTTCCGGCTCGGCAAGACCGTCGTCGAGCTGCGGAAGTAG
- a CDS encoding PP2C family protein-serine/threonine phosphatase, which yields MPLTLRYVARSDVGLVREGNEDSGYAGPYLLAVADGMGGHAAGEVASQAAIDELVLTEREPHDGDPLQTLTAAIESANKRIRQLIVDDSSREGMGTTVTALLWTGTTLGLGHVGDSRAYLLRDGAIQQLTHDHTFVQSLVDEGRITLEEAGVHPARSLILKALQGQGDVDPDLQVLDVRPGDRLLVCSDGLTGVVSDATLQDTLGSVDGLDDAADELIRLALAGGAPDNVTLVLADVVETDTPRQPDDTAEAFLVGAAASNDAPPPERPHRRRPGAALRALVGAEEHRPTPEDLEAMRYAPQPPRRRRWLRTVIIVAAVGAIGWVGLDLASGWVRNQYYVGDSNGQVAIYQGVSQEIGPIRLSELHDIPGGLPVDALPDIYREQVADTIAADDIDDADAVVDRLRLEACRAHQRVGGGETPAPTPTPTPQAGGAATPPATPPAEPPATEQPTDPAEGDGWLGDEVGYPGLLCAGAS from the coding sequence ATGCCGTTGACGCTGCGCTACGTCGCGCGCTCAGACGTCGGCCTGGTCCGGGAGGGCAACGAGGACTCCGGCTACGCCGGCCCCTACCTCCTGGCCGTCGCCGACGGCATGGGCGGGCACGCGGCCGGCGAGGTGGCCAGCCAGGCCGCCATCGACGAGCTGGTGCTGACCGAGCGCGAGCCGCACGACGGCGACCCCCTGCAGACCCTGACGGCCGCCATCGAGTCGGCCAACAAGCGCATCCGCCAGCTCATCGTCGACGACTCCAGCCGCGAGGGCATGGGCACGACGGTCACGGCGCTGCTGTGGACGGGCACGACGCTCGGCCTCGGCCACGTCGGCGACTCCCGCGCCTACCTGCTGCGCGACGGCGCCATCCAGCAGCTCACCCACGACCACACGTTCGTCCAGTCGCTGGTCGACGAGGGCCGCATCACGCTCGAGGAGGCCGGCGTCCACCCGGCCCGCTCGCTGATCCTCAAGGCGCTGCAGGGCCAGGGCGACGTCGACCCCGACCTTCAGGTGCTCGACGTCCGTCCGGGCGACCGCCTGCTGGTCTGCAGCGACGGCCTCACCGGCGTGGTGTCCGACGCCACGCTGCAGGACACGCTCGGCTCGGTCGACGGCCTCGACGACGCCGCCGACGAGCTGATCCGGCTGGCGCTGGCCGGTGGCGCACCCGACAACGTCACGCTGGTACTGGCGGACGTCGTCGAGACCGACACCCCGCGCCAGCCCGACGACACCGCCGAGGCGTTCCTCGTCGGCGCGGCGGCCAGCAACGACGCCCCGCCGCCCGAGCGGCCACACCGTCGCCGTCCGGGCGCGGCGTTACGGGCGCTGGTCGGCGCCGAGGAGCACCGGCCGACCCCCGAAGACCTCGAGGCCATGCGGTACGCGCCGCAGCCGCCACGGCGCCGCCGCTGGCTGCGGACCGTCATCATCGTCGCCGCGGTCGGCGCCATCGGCTGGGTCGGCCTCGACCTCGCCAGCGGCTGGGTCCGCAACCAGTACTACGTCGGCGACAGCAACGGCCAAGTGGCCATCTACCAGGGCGTCAGTCAGGAGATCGGACCCATCCGACTGTCCGAGCTGCACGACATCCCGGGCGGGCTGCCGGTCGACGCGCTGCCCGACATCTACCGCGAGCAGGTCGCCGACACCATCGCGGCCGACGACATCGACGACGCCGACGCCGTGGTCGACCGGCTGCGGCTGGAGGCCTGCCGGGCGCATCAGCGCGTCGGCGGCGGCGAGACGCCGGCTCCCACGCCCACTCCGACGCCGCAGGCCGGCGGGGCCGCCACCCCACCGGCCACCCCGCCGGCGGAGCCGCCGGCCACCGAGCAGCCGACCGACCCCGCCGAGGGCGACGGCTGGCTCGGCGACGAGGTCGGCTACCCCGGCCTGCTCTGTGCGGGTGCGTCATGA
- a CDS encoding MFS transporter, which translates to MPSSLFSREYLPLAIGAVALVTLGAFENRAVGTALPTLVREFDSVGSFGLATAAPIAAYVVSLALAGMWADRSGPVPPLRAGAVTFAVAQVLVGTAAGMPQVIGGRLLSGLAEGLIDVGIMVLIARALPEALRPRMFSLFAAAWVLPSVVGPFLTGIVTEGIGWRWVFLGALAVLGPVWVLLRPALRTLPPSEDGPRTADAPRPGAALPRPGTAPRAGAASQARSTPPPANAGRRAVLPWAVIAAAAVFGLSLAGEHLAADPAPAVAVVVLGAAGTGLAAVRLLPRGTFRVRRGLPAVVAQRAFAAAAFAGVGAWLPLLLTLVHGFTATTAGVSLSITGVAWAFGSWLQGREHGRAPAVVLRAGLAAMTAGLAATTLLTWPTLPPVVGLLGWALAGVGMGLTSPVLSLLILAASDRTNQGRNVSAGQLAGSLSTAAALAVSGAAVALTSPGPATFAGILVAGGVVALAGLLTAGRVVGDRTTTVGTRT; encoded by the coding sequence ATGCCATCCTCGCTGTTCAGCCGGGAGTACCTGCCGTTGGCGATCGGCGCGGTCGCGCTGGTGACACTCGGGGCGTTCGAGAACCGGGCGGTCGGCACGGCGCTGCCGACGCTGGTGCGCGAGTTCGACTCCGTCGGCAGCTTCGGGCTGGCCACCGCCGCGCCGATCGCGGCGTACGTCGTCTCGCTCGCGCTGGCCGGGATGTGGGCCGACCGCTCCGGCCCGGTGCCGCCGCTACGGGCCGGTGCCGTCACGTTCGCCGTCGCGCAGGTACTGGTCGGGACGGCCGCCGGGATGCCTCAGGTGATCGGCGGCCGGTTGCTCAGCGGCCTCGCCGAGGGCCTGATCGACGTCGGGATCATGGTGCTGATCGCACGGGCGCTGCCGGAGGCGCTGCGGCCGCGGATGTTCTCGCTGTTCGCGGCCGCCTGGGTGCTGCCGTCCGTCGTCGGGCCGTTCCTCACCGGGATCGTCACCGAGGGGATCGGCTGGCGGTGGGTGTTCCTCGGCGCGCTGGCGGTGCTGGGCCCGGTGTGGGTGCTGCTCCGCCCGGCGCTGCGGACGTTGCCGCCGTCTGAGGACGGGCCGCGTACGGCGGACGCGCCGCGGCCGGGCGCCGCGCTGCCGCGGCCGGGCACAGCGCCGCGGGCAGGCGCCGCGTCGCAGGCGCGCTCAACGCCGCCACCGGCCAACGCCGGGCGGCGGGCGGTGCTGCCGTGGGCAGTCATCGCGGCGGCCGCGGTGTTCGGGCTGTCGCTGGCCGGGGAGCACCTGGCCGCCGACCCCGCACCGGCCGTCGCGGTCGTGGTCCTGGGCGCGGCGGGGACCGGACTCGCGGCGGTGCGGCTGCTCCCGCGCGGGACGTTCCGGGTGCGGCGCGGCCTGCCCGCCGTGGTGGCGCAGCGGGCGTTCGCGGCGGCCGCGTTCGCGGGCGTGGGCGCGTGGCTGCCGCTGCTGCTGACCCTGGTGCACGGCTTCACGGCGACGACGGCCGGCGTGAGCCTGTCGATCACCGGCGTCGCGTGGGCGTTCGGCTCGTGGTTGCAGGGCCGCGAACACGGCCGCGCGCCGGCGGTCGTCCTGCGGGCTGGGCTGGCCGCGATGACGGCCGGGCTCGCCGCCACGACACTGCTGACCTGGCCGACGCTGCCGCCGGTGGTCGGGTTGCTGGGCTGGGCGCTGGCCGGCGTCGGGATGGGGCTGACGTCGCCGGTGCTGTCGCTGCTGATCCTCGCCGCGTCGGACCGGACGAACCAGGGCCGGAACGTCAGCGCCGGGCAGCTGGCCGGATCGCTGAGCACGGCGGCGGCGCTCGCGGTCAGCGGTGCGGCGGTCGCGCTGACGTCGCCCGGCCCGGCGACCTTCGCCGGCATCCTCGTGGCCGGCGGCGTCGTCGCGCTGGCCGGACTGCTGACCGCAGGCCGCGTTGTCGGCGACCGCACCACTACCGTCGGCACGCGGACGTAG
- a CDS encoding NAD-dependent epimerase/dehydratase family protein translates to MGKHVIVGAGQIGRLLAERLVADGYEVTVVSRSGSGPDGVTKVAASAADEARLTQVTQGADVLYNCANPQYHRWTQDWPPMAAALLGTAQATGAVLTTLANLYPYGAVDGPMTEDLPLTGGGVKGQVRARMWADALAAHEAGRIRMTELRASDYYGPGVRDQGHVGDRFFPPLLAGKPATYLHDPGVVRSWTYVHDVAAALATAGSDERAYGRAWHVPTAPPFSARQLADAAAAVAGTSPARIRRLPYWAQDVAGLAVPMMRELKETRYQFTRPFVIDSSAFETTFGQRPTSFDDAVAATVSWWRAQR, encoded by the coding sequence ATGGGCAAGCACGTCATCGTGGGCGCAGGGCAGATCGGCCGGCTGCTGGCCGAGCGCCTCGTCGCCGACGGGTACGAGGTCACCGTCGTCAGCCGGTCCGGTTCGGGTCCCGACGGCGTCACGAAGGTCGCGGCCAGCGCCGCCGACGAGGCCCGGCTGACGCAGGTCACGCAGGGCGCCGACGTCCTCTACAACTGCGCGAACCCGCAGTACCACCGCTGGACGCAGGACTGGCCGCCGATGGCCGCCGCGCTGCTCGGCACCGCGCAGGCCACGGGCGCCGTCCTGACGACGCTCGCCAACCTGTACCCGTACGGCGCGGTCGACGGCCCGATGACCGAGGACCTGCCGTTGACCGGCGGCGGCGTGAAAGGGCAGGTCAGGGCACGGATGTGGGCGGACGCACTGGCGGCGCACGAGGCCGGCCGCATCCGCATGACCGAATTGCGTGCGTCGGACTACTACGGCCCGGGCGTGCGCGACCAGGGCCATGTCGGCGACCGGTTCTTCCCGCCGCTGCTGGCCGGCAAGCCCGCCACCTACCTGCACGATCCCGGCGTCGTCCGCAGCTGGACCTACGTCCACGACGTCGCCGCCGCGCTCGCCACGGCCGGCAGCGACGAGCGCGCCTACGGCCGGGCCTGGCACGTTCCGACGGCGCCGCCGTTCAGCGCGCGCCAACTGGCCGACGCGGCGGCCGCCGTCGCGGGCACGTCGCCGGCCCGGATCCGCCGGCTGCCGTACTGGGCGCAGGACGTCGCGGGACTGGCCGTGCCGATGATGCGCGAGCTCAAGGAGACCCGCTACCAGTTCACTCGGCCGTTCGTCATCGACTCGTCGGCCTTCGAGACGACCTTCGGCCAGCGCCCCACCTCGTTCGACGACGCCGTTGCCGCCACGGTCAGCTGGTGGCGGGCCCAGCGTTGA
- a CDS encoding FhaA domain-containing protein produces MGVLQRFERRLESMVQGAFTRAFRSEVQPVEIAAAIQRELDNNAQIVSRDRSLVPNDFVVELGPSDYDRLTAYIGTLATELVELAREHAELQHYAFTGPVGVGFERHEDLGTGAFRIRSAVRAGVDRGSSFAPTPTSERQADAFLVINGTQHPVLPPGVVLGRGSECDLRIDDPGVSRRHLEIRVYQQGTQSQLVAVDLGSTNGTIVDGARVGQAPLTDGSRIVIGSTTIDVRRRGSGR; encoded by the coding sequence GTGGGGGTGTTGCAGCGCTTCGAGCGCCGGCTCGAGAGCATGGTCCAAGGTGCGTTCACCCGAGCGTTCCGCTCCGAGGTGCAGCCCGTCGAGATCGCCGCGGCCATCCAGCGCGAGCTGGACAACAACGCGCAGATCGTCAGCCGCGACCGTTCGCTCGTGCCGAACGACTTCGTCGTCGAGCTGGGGCCGAGCGACTACGACCGGCTGACGGCGTACATCGGCACGCTGGCCACCGAGCTGGTCGAGCTGGCCCGCGAGCACGCCGAACTGCAGCACTACGCCTTCACGGGACCGGTCGGGGTCGGGTTCGAGCGGCACGAAGACCTCGGCACCGGCGCCTTCCGCATCCGCAGCGCGGTGCGCGCCGGCGTCGACCGCGGGTCGTCGTTCGCGCCCACGCCCACCTCGGAGCGGCAGGCCGACGCGTTCCTCGTCATCAACGGCACCCAGCATCCGGTGCTGCCGCCCGGGGTCGTCCTGGGGCGCGGCAGCGAGTGCGACCTACGCATCGACGATCCCGGCGTCTCGCGCCGGCATCTGGAGATCCGCGTCTATCAGCAGGGGACGCAGTCCCAGCTGGTGGCCGTCGACCTCGGCTCCACCAACGGGACGATCGTCGACGGCGCCCGAGTGGGCCAGGCGCCCCTCACCGACGGCTCCCGCATCGTGATCGGCTCGACCACGATCGACGTCCGCCGGCGCGGTTCCGGGAGGTGA
- a CDS encoding short chain dehydrogenase — translation MKIVVIGASGIVGTAVAEELTGRGHEVVRASRRGPVVVDMAEPATVEELFRSVPDVDAVVCCAANAPTADLVEAPDDEFLAGLPGKLLGQVRLARAALHHLRDGGSVTLTGGTFVEPMPGGSFGALVNAGLAAFVEAAAGELPRGLRLNLVAPGWVRESLEAFGWDPDPGVPAAEVARVYADLVDGTGTGQVVPVTAR, via the coding sequence GTGAAGATCGTCGTCATCGGGGCGAGCGGCATCGTGGGCACGGCGGTGGCCGAGGAGCTGACCGGGCGCGGGCACGAGGTGGTGCGGGCGTCCCGGCGCGGGCCGGTGGTCGTCGACATGGCCGAGCCGGCGACGGTGGAGGAGCTGTTCCGGTCGGTGCCCGACGTCGATGCCGTGGTGTGTTGTGCGGCCAACGCGCCGACCGCCGACCTGGTCGAGGCCCCCGACGACGAGTTCCTGGCCGGACTGCCGGGCAAGCTGCTCGGTCAGGTGCGGCTCGCCCGTGCCGCGCTGCACCACCTCCGCGACGGCGGGTCCGTCACGCTCACCGGCGGCACGTTCGTCGAGCCGATGCCGGGCGGGTCGTTCGGTGCGCTGGTCAACGCGGGGCTGGCGGCGTTCGTCGAGGCGGCGGCGGGCGAGTTGCCGCGGGGGCTGCGACTCAATCTCGTCGCGCCGGGGTGGGTGCGCGAGTCGCTCGAGGCGTTCGGCTGGGACCCCGATCCCGGCGTCCCGGCGGCCGAGGTCGCCCGTGTCTACGCCGACCTCGTCGATGGGACGGGGACGGGTCAGGTGGTGCCCGTCACGGCGCGGTGA